CAGTAAACAGCAATCGGACAATAACAAATCCATTGACAGCAGCCActatgcaggtaccagcaagcacccggacagcgaaggaaaataaaatgcaaggtgagaatgtaccaagcaaaaaagggccatcagttcagactggtattgatcgctacattaatgtaaaaaggaaattgagtCCTATTAAAacagcggtcaataccaaaaaatttcaagcaaacacgccaaacaccaaaaagccagaaattcttaatggcaacagatttgccttactAAGCAAAGAGCTTAACGACGAagcaaagggtaccaccacggtcgtgaatgccaaaccccctccaatctatttgcgtgagcgtagctCAAATGCGCTTGTTTCAAAAATGAGCAATATAATAGGCACAAACAGTTTCCACattgtgcctttgaaaaaaggtaacatagatgaaacaaaaattcaaacatacactgaaaaaagtttaatggaaattgtaaaattcctatcaaataataacaagaattactactcttaccaactgaagagctcaaaaggcctagttgttgtcataaaaggtatagagtcttTGGTAGAGAAGCACTAGAAGAAGgtggttttagcattaaatcagtagtaaatatttttaacaggaacaaagtcccaca
Above is a genomic segment from Bactrocera neohumeralis isolate Rockhampton unplaced genomic scaffold, APGP_CSIRO_Bneo_wtdbg2-racon-allhic-juicebox.fasta_v2 cluster09, whole genome shotgun sequence containing:
- the LOC126763951 gene encoding uncharacterized protein LOC126763951 — protein: MQVPASTRTAKENKMQGENVPSKKGPSVQTGIDRYINVKRKLSPIKTAVNTKKFQANTPNTKKPEILNGNRFALLSKELNDEAKGTTTVVNAKPPPIYLRERSSNALVSKMSNIIGTNSFHIVPLKKGNIDETKIQTYTEKSLMEIVKFLSNNNKNYYSYQLKSSKGLVVVIKGIESLVEKH